Proteins from a genomic interval of Beijerinckia indica subsp. indica ATCC 9039:
- a CDS encoding LacI family DNA-binding transcriptional regulator yields MSEDRWLDNRRIASSVTLTDVAREAGVGESTVSRVLRNHGSFSEKTRERVQSAVDRLGYVPNKIAGALASTGSNLVAIIIPSLANIVFPDVLRGAQNALMTAGFQSVIGITDYDQNQEETLIESMFAWRPAGLLIAGLEHSERAVTMMRASGVRIAELLDTDGTGIDHVVGFSSREAGRVSARYLLARGYRRIGYVGHDLNRDRRAAKRLAGFLEILAEAGIKLYDREIIDAASSIEKGRAGLERLLSRCPKLDAVYFSNDDMAMGGYFLCLGRGIAIPDRLALFGYNGLDVGQCAPQPLTTIRTPRVLIGECGAKLVCSDGPSQLIDVGFELMQGATA; encoded by the coding sequence GCGCGAGGCGGGCGTGGGCGAGAGCACGGTCTCCCGTGTTTTGCGCAACCACGGTTCCTTTTCGGAAAAGACGCGCGAAAGGGTCCAGAGCGCGGTCGATCGGCTGGGTTATGTCCCAAACAAAATCGCCGGCGCGCTAGCTTCCACGGGATCGAATCTCGTTGCGATCATCATTCCCTCCCTTGCGAATATCGTGTTTCCTGATGTCTTGCGCGGCGCGCAAAACGCGTTGATGACGGCCGGTTTTCAATCGGTTATCGGCATCACGGATTATGATCAGAATCAGGAAGAGACGCTCATTGAATCCATGTTTGCCTGGCGCCCCGCGGGCCTGTTGATCGCCGGTCTGGAGCATAGCGAGCGCGCCGTGACGATGATGCGCGCAAGTGGCGTCCGCATTGCCGAACTTCTCGATACCGACGGGACGGGGATCGATCATGTCGTCGGCTTTTCGAGTCGTGAAGCGGGCCGGGTCAGCGCGCGTTATCTGCTCGCGAGAGGCTATCGCCGCATTGGCTATGTCGGCCATGATCTGAATCGTGACCGCCGCGCGGCGAAGCGGCTTGCGGGCTTTCTTGAAATCCTGGCCGAGGCAGGCATTAAACTTTATGATCGGGAAATCATCGACGCGGCCTCTTCTATCGAGAAAGGTCGCGCCGGCCTTGAGCGCTTGTTATCGCGCTGCCCCAAGCTCGATGCGGTTTATTTCTCCAATGACGACATGGCCATGGGCGGCTATTTCCTGTGCCTTGGCCGGGGGATCGCGATACCGGATCGCTTGGCCCTCTTCGGCTACAATGGATTGGATGTGGGCCAGTGCGCACCGCAACCGCTCACGACGATCAGAACACCGCGTGTTCTGATCGGTGAATGCGGCGCTAAACTCGTCTGCTCGGATGGACCGTCGCAGCTTATTGATGTCGGATTTGAATTGATGCAAGGCGCGACGGCCTGA